Below is a genomic region from Triticum dicoccoides isolate Atlit2015 ecotype Zavitan chromosome 5A, WEW_v2.0, whole genome shotgun sequence.
ATAACAACCTTCGCTTTGCTTTCGCATTGGATCTCGGCATTAGCAAATCTAAAAATAGAGTAGATCCCGGGGCGTACCTAATGGTTTCATTGATTTGAATGGATTGATCCATTGTACCGTTGTAGGAATCCTCATCCGATGTACGAatcccgtggaggaagtggggaaacaAATCCAATTATTTGATTTTGATAGGAGCAGTGCCGGTATTGAGGGTTTCTCTATCTCTTCACTCATGAAGTTAATACAAGTGAGGATTGATTTCAGTTATTCATATAAGAAATAAGAGGAATAAATAATCTCGGGGAAGACAGGCTTTCTCGCTCTCGGCACATCTTCTCTAGGGATTCTTCTCTACCTTCTTGCGTTGAGATGCCATCAACTCTTTCCTGGGGAATCAGGTCAATATAATACTCTTGGAAAAGCAAGCTATAGCAGATCCTTGAGTATAGAGAAAAAGGAATGGAGTTTCATTAGCTCTCTGCGCACATCCAGTATAATACCTTTGCGAGCCCCTACGGAAAGGGGTGCCGTGTTGTCTTTACAATGGGGGTGATCCTGGTTTCCAAAAGTTGCTGGTTGGTTGTATCTTTTTCTATTGGCAATCCCCAATCTGTTGCTTGTTCGTTACGAACAAAAGAAGCCGATACCAGTTCTGGTGTTTATCCAGCGGAGGCTCGTATCTCTTCCATGTGAGACCAGCGACCTCAGATCATCCCGGACTTATGTGTTGGAATAGCTTCGTTATGAGTTGAAGCAGCCTCAGCTACTATTCCTACTAAGGAGGAGTCGCCTTTTCCCCTCCCTTTTGCAATCCCATGTTGATGTAAGGAAGCTGCTTTAGAGTATTGGCAAAAAAAACATTACATGCAGGTCCAGATCTCCTTGCGTTCGTTGGTGGTTGACTACCGGGAAAGGGCAGAATAGCAACAGTGAGGAAGCATACCACCCAAAGCAAGACGTGAAAACCTTCTTCGTATCCAAAAGCCCCTTTTAGTCTGTCTGGCCTTAGTATTTATGATACATAATCGCATCTTCTCCCCCTTTCTCGTATCTCCACGGAAGTAAGTACTGGTATGATCGGAACTAGTATTTAGATATATGTGACCCTCTAGCGGTTTGACTCCGTTGATGGTATACGGAACTTCCTTCCTGCGAAAGGTCGAGTTCGTAAATCAAGCTTGTAGAAAAAGCGAGTACCGGTATTTGATGGTGATGGTGAGGATGACTAACCTCACTCTTGCAACCATGAATATTTTCTAGATACTACGGGCATATACCTTCTTCCGAAGGGTCCCCGTCCTATCTTTTTCGCCTTCCGCTCTAGAATCGACTATTGGTGGGTTGTAATGTGAACCTATGGATCTCAATGAACAGCTTCGATACCACAAAAGGATGGGCAAGAAAGACAGCAGGTGTTGAGCCAAAGCCCTAGTTCATACACAATCATAATGTTGGTCAACCATCCGAACCGGGATTCCTGTTATTCATACAAAGGAACAAGAAAATAAGAAGTATGGGATAAATGGTTTTTGAGTTGGGCATGATGAAAGCGGGTACAATGGCATTACTTAGAAGCTATTATGTCCTGTCTTGGCTTTAGCAATAAGCTTGTGCGACTGATGACTCCCTCCATCCCTGGCATCGCCAAGACTAATGGATAAGGTTTTGTCGCATCTTAATCGAACCGCATGCGGAGCTCAGCTCCTAAGAAAATAATAAGAAATATCTAGTTTTGTTTCATAAGTGGCGAGCCAAGGAATAAGAATACCGCCCCCTGATCTGTATTTCAAAAGCGGATTCAGCGCTGCAAGAAATAGAATTATGCATAGATTGACCTGTAAAGAAAGACGAACCGAACAGTGCTAAGCAAAGAAAAACTCTCTTATTTCTATGCTCGATTCAATCTCTACTCATCTGCTTTTAGTTCTACTTTCTGTATATGAAGTTCGAGCTTTTCGAGCTGCTCAGTTCTCGCTATGTCATTTCTTGGTTTTTAGTGCATTCACTCAATTCTTTGTGAAGTCCATGGACATGTTGTGGTTCATTGCAGAGAACAGCCATCACATGGATCAAGCTATAAGGAATCACCCGCGAGCGAGGGCAAGTCTCAATTACGGTAGGAATGGAATACACCAATCATAACTCTGGTCTGGTCCCTAGTTCCCTAAGTAGTTAGTGAAACTTCCAGCTGGACTGACTGGATTTAGAGCTTAATGCTCCTATCTTTGAACTAGAATCTTAGCGCTTATTTCATGACGATAGCTACTTTAATTGATACAAGAATGCCTACTTTGGACCAATAGGATCTACTCCTACTTGAATGCCAATCCAATCTCTTTCCCAATAAGAATTCCTAATCCCTAAATCCAAGCAAGGCATGATTGTTAGTCAGGATAACCAGCTTACGTACCGCATTAAGAAGTACCGACTATGCTTTTTCCGCTTCTTGGTCAATAGGACCTACTTCTCTGGTAAAGTAACCTTCAAGACGGGTTTGGAAACTTAGGCATACAACATTAAAAAGTTCAGAAACCTCCGTCTTTTGGTCCTATTTTATTCGATTCAATGTGGGAATGACTAAGACAAGTTAGGCGAAACAGATATGCATGCACCATAGAGGTTTATCCACCATAGGTTTGTACACAAGAATAGTAGTCACAGCGAGGGATACAAGCTTCTCATAGAGCCAAATTGAAATGGCAAGATAGAAATCTGCCGTTGGTGGAGATGGAAAGCTTTGTATATTCTACGCTCGCTTAGAGATGAATCATACTTGATCACTTGATTGACCCACTTGGTGCCATAGGGTTGCCTACTTTTGCGCTAAGGGATCTACCGCGGGCTGTGCCTAGCGGATCCCATACAGATCTATAACCTAGTCATTACTCAAAAGGTTTCTCGCTTGAATAGGCTGTAATAGATCCTTCGATAAGAAGAGGCCTAGCTGGCTTTATGGATCCTTCCTCGCAGAGATGAGAATGGAATCCAATAGAATCGAACATAGTCAAGTCAGCTCGAGGCAGAGGTATCCATCCTTAGGCCTGGACTCACGAGACCAGGTTGGGTGCGGAAAAGGTGATGAGAAGTGTTTGCATAGAATTTATGGGTGTTGGCTATTCCTTTCCTTGGCCATGGCCAGTAGAAAGAATGGAAACCTTGGCCAGTAGATGGAAAGGGTACGGGAATGGGGATAGGGAAAGTGTACCGTTTCTTGTTTTGGTATGGGTGCGTGCAACACTGATTATTGATCGAGGCTCGTAAAAGAAAGACTTGGGTTTGATAGATCTCCTAGACTAGAATCACTCCTTCCGGCATGCAAGACTTGAGTCGCCATCTCCATATCGGGGTCTGGGAAGCTCGTCTGTCTGTTTGGGGATTTCGATTTCCAATCTTAGGCTGTATGAAACAGAAGAATGAGAGAACTAGTTTCAAAGGATAGCGATAGCATTCCCGGAAAGTGAGCTTGACCCACGGATTCCAGAATGATGCAACAAGAAATGGTAGCTTTCTGTGTTCCTAGGTGGATGGGTAAAGGCATTCCTAAGATGAAGATGCGGATGAAGATGGGGCTGGGCTATTGGTAACACCATTCCAGGCTCTCCAATTCGAATAGATCAATGGCTTGGTCTAAGCTTCCCTTGGTTCTTCCGTTTCGAGAGGAGGGGTATCAGATTGTGCATAGGTTGGTGGGTCAGGCTCGGTGTGAATACCTTTTGTGAGTGACTCACCATTCCTGCTTGATCTGTCTCCTGCTCCAGCCCCTGCTCCTGCTAGAAGGGCTTACGATGAATAGATTGTTGGAATGGCTTTAAGTGAAAGGGAATCCGGCAGCTTATATAGCGCTAGTGAGAGGCATCGCTACCGGTCCGGGCCTCGATTCCTTTCCTTGTCTCCATTCTGATTGATTCGCTTCTTCGCGCAAGCACTTGGTTCGCCCCTTACTATAACCATCCCACTCAATCTTTTACACCGATGTTTCGTACTCTCTCGACCAGGTCATCATAAGAAAATACTGCCAAATCTTTCTGAAATGAGAGAAGGAGGGAAGGCGCGCTACAACTAACTGCTGAAAAACGCAAGATTAGCGCTAAGAAGCAACTCTAGTTTAAGTACTAGCGTCCCACCCCAACGTTCTTGTACTTCAAAATACTCTCCCCCGCTTGCTGCTCGCCTCAGCCAGATGTGGCTTATGTAGTGGTCGGCATTCCTACGTGTTCCGACTGATCCCCACTAGAGATTATATGAGGGGTCTTGGAAACTGTCGTGACGCTTTGGTGACGAAGGTCACCGGGGTGACTATGGAAGGATTCCGTGGTAGTCTCTGACTCCCTCCAactcaatcaatatcaagaacatgtCGTGAGCATGGGGTTTGGTTAGGCTTGGTTGAGTTTGTAAGAAAAGATAGTAGGTTGAGGGGCTTCATTGATTAGTAAACCTACGGTGCTGGTAAGGTCGGGACCGTGGTCGTCCGTCTCCGCTTTGCCGGCCGATAAGATCACTGAGATTGACCAGCCAGCTGGGTAGGTTTGGCTATTCCTTTCTATTGAAAAGGAGTCAGCTGTCTGCGCGAGTCACCTTCCTTAGGCTCCGAGTCACCTTCTTCTAAGCCTTGCTGGACGACACGGCATTCTCGTTCTATAGGCCGGCCGTATTTGTGATGGTTCCCCAGGATCCAATAAATCCACTTAAGTCTACGTTGCCGCGATATTGTTCTATGGAAGCGGCTGGGCTGCTTTTTAGAAGTTCGGGCCGGTTTTTCatttaaaaaataaaaagggggggAGGGATTGACCTTTCTAACGCATATTCTGTCGTACCGGCATGGCCCCACTAATTTGTTTTCGATCGGAGCATCAAGCAGCGCAACCCGGTTCTACTTGACTAAGCCCCATGCTTGTCCAAGGAGGGAGTTTGCTTTACCCAACTCCCCTTTTTGATAACAAGGCAAAAACCTCCGACCCGACATTCATGAGTTTCGAATGAAGAATGAAGAGTGCCCTGCCCCTCTTTTTTCCCTAAATCTTGGATTTGGAAGTTGGTAAAGACCCACCCCTTGTTTAAGTCAGAATGAGTCCCCGAGACATTGGCTTCCGCCAACAGTGAACTATTAAGGATCGCATCCCGCGCATATTCTACATTATAGCCTGCAACTAATTCAGCTTCCACTTCTGGGAGATCAGACGGAGCTCGATTAGTTTCTGCTAGACGAGGAATAAGGAACATAACCAATACGGGGAACAAGGGAATACCGGACCATATCTGCTTTTGCGCCATGACAATCTCACTCGAATTACAGGGACCTACACATATTAGTACAGTATACCGGGGTCCCCGGCCAGAACCACACGTGCAAGTTTCCCTGCATGTGGCTCGTCCGTGCTTTTATCCGAGGTGCTGCCTGCGACTCTGCATGGGAGAAGAGGGCTGAACTGCAAACTTTCGTGTTCAGAGCATTGCATTGTCTAAGGGAGTAGGGTGAGTAAGCTGCGCCTACCAAGCTAAGCTTTCGTCGAAAAGGCGTCACTGCTTCCTTTTTGGCGCCCGCCCTTTATTTAGATGTTGGGGCAAGGCAAGCCCAAGGGAAGTCTAGGTTGGCGCTCCATCTCGGCCGGCATCCTGCTCTCGAGAGGGTGTGGTCCTTGAGCGAACTAGTCATGTGCTGTGTTGCCCCAACGCAGGGGCATTTGGTGAGGAGCTACGGTCTGGTGGTTGACAAGCCACTGATCGGAGGCGACTGGACTGGAGTGCTTTCATCAAATGATGCATGTGGGCTGAGCCATTCCCATCCCAAGTGGTGGCCCGATTCGGCCTGGCCTGGTCGGAAAGAGATTCTAAATCTCGAATATGCGCACCGAGAATAGATATCTATGTTAGCTAGCGGGGGCGGGCTTTCCCCTGGTAGTCCCGCTGCGTCCTTTGACAGTCCGTCTCGTCTCATCTTTCTTTGGCTATACTTGTAGCCAGCCATATTAGCTCCACATTCCACCCTTTTTGATTTCTGACGAAAAAGGCAGTCATCAGTCGCCCCCTTTcctatttagctttgcttgctgcctATTATGAGAATAGGTCCCGGTTCAAGTGGACCGCCTTTCATCATCATCTATACAGCTGCCACGCACGATCCCATAGGAACGATTTCATCGCCCTAAGAAGCAGAACGCGCCATCACCTACAGCCCTTTCCTCTGCCGGGGACTTTCACGAAATGAAAACGGGCGGCATCATCGTATGCTCGACATTAGTTGCCCTGGTGTATATCTTGGAGTACTCCTATGGCCGATCTGTCACCCATACATGAAGGCCTTGGCCCCGTCCCGTGTGGAGAATGCCCCCCTTACGGCACGGCTTAGTCTGTTATTTTCTTTTGTCAGAGTGGATTCGGACCGCCACTTCTCTGAAAGCATGGTTCttgcctccctctctcctccctcattGGAGCTCGTCCATTCGTTGGGTGATCCCTTGCTCTCATGTTCGAGTGTTTGCTCGTCGTTTAGGCCGGTGAGTTACATTTTTGCTCATTGCAGTCGCCTCCGGGGTTCTTCTCACCTGGGTAGTACCAGGACCCTTGTGCCCCGGACTGCACTGCCCGCCCTATGACCCAAAACTCAAAATGAGCCTTGCGACGAGACGGGAACATTCCTCATGCTGCGGTTCCCTCCGGTCCGTTCCCGGGTTGGGTTAGGGGAAGATCCGAGCGATTGCCTTCGCGGATCCAAACATGCTCACAAGGCGCACAATAAGAATAAGACCAATAGAGACTTCATAAGGGACCATTTGAGCTGCAGATCGTAATGCTCCTAGAAAGGCATATTTCGAATATAGAGGACGTTCCCAACAATCCACGAGAATATCATACCCAACTATGAACCGTACGAGCACATCCTCTGTCACCCCCACCGCGCTTACGGCTCTATACCCCAACCCAACTTGCTCTGGCCCTGGGTCCTCCCGCATCTCTTCCTCGGTAAGCGGACCGTGGAAGCTGGGGAGTATCCGCTTGGGACTGATAGAAAACAACATATCTTTTCCCTCCCGACCCCTATAAAAATCTAGTGGAAAACGATTTTACATCCATCATAGATTGAGTATAACCAGTGTCTTTCATTCATTAGTAAGTAACACTGGCATAACACTGGCATTAGAAGTTGTATAAATTATGAATCTATACATTATGAATCAATATACATTATGTAGTGATCTACATTATGAATTTATACATTATGACACCCGCATAAGTTTAGTAGGAATGTAATTAAACGAAAGACATTGGCATAACACTAGCATAACCAGAAAGAGGGAAAGTGTTGAAAATCTAGTGGAAAGAGGGATAACATGCTCCATTTGAACTTGTCCACACTAGCATAACCAGTATCTCCCCGGAACTAAGAGGCATGGATACCCATCTTTATCGATTCAAAGAAATGAATAAGTATCAGCGAGGCGGGGAATACGGGCCCGGTAGAGATAGGGATGATCGGCAAGTGCTACGAGCGGGGCCGATGTTTCGTGTTGTCGGTGGCCATCGGATTGTTCAGCGTGCCCATGCGGATCCCTACCAATGTCCTAGACTACAAGTTCGACAAACTTCCGGCTTGGGTCAGGATACAAAGTTACCCGGGATGGGCTTGCCCTCTGGATCACGCTGGGTCCTTGCTTGTTCCAACGTCATGCTAGGAATGTATCACGTGCCCATGCAAACCAAAGGAAAGCAGATACAACTATTACAGATCCTAGTCCTATTTCCCATCAGAACATAAGGGAGTGGGCTTCCTTTGTAACAGCTCTGTTCTGGTCGTGGCTCACCTCACTGGACCAACGCTTCTGGTCGGAAGCTGGTCGATCGCCTGGTCGGCAACCGGCACAACACCCTTGCCAGTGGGATTTCTATTGGTTTTCGGACTATGCGCAATGAAAGTTTCCAAAAAAGGAGAGCTCTAAAAACAGCGTTCTACGGGGAGAATGTGATTTTTGTATACTTTGACCCCATACTGGCATGAAACTGATCGGAAAAAGGACCTCAAAAACACCCATTTATTAGGGGAATGTGAAAATTGATGGTTTTCGCCCATACTGGCATGAAACTTTCTCTTTTATTGAGCTCAAAAACAGGCAGAGGGAGATCAGAAAAAGTGTCAAATCCAATAGAACAGAGAACAATGGCCCAAACAGAACAGCTTACTTCCTCTATCCGAGTTGGCAATCAATATCAAGATCAGAGCGCCAGAGCAATGAAACAACAAGTCCACCGTCCCTTCACCAGCCAAAGAAAGGAGAAGACTAAGCAGCTCAATAGGGTCTCGAGTACGACTATAGTACCAAAGCTTGGTGCTTCTACCAGTCAAGCAATTACCATGGGTGGATATTCAATAGAAAGCCTACTTGAGTAGGTCAAACAGCGGGGATCTCTCAGTTCCAATGGCTGGATCTCAGAATCGCGTAGATGGGTAGAAGTAATGGGCAAACGCACCTAAGTTAGAGATTTCAACTACTACGGTAGTGATGGGGTGCCTGTTTACCTAAGTAGGCCTAGTTCTTTCTATAATGAGCATTCGCGTCCGGGGACTTTGATCCAACTTCAGCCGATGGGGAAATAGCAAGGGATGCACCGGTATCTGGACACATGATGGACCCAGTAGTAAATATTCCTTTGTGGAAGGCTTTGGTTATACCTGGGTGGCAAAGCGAAGTTTCTGGTGGGTAGGTGTCTAAAACAACCCTCTGCAAGGAAGCACACCCGTATCAATCCTTTAATCGGAGACTAGACAAGTGTTAGGAAGGACAAAGGAGACAGACAGAATTTACATCAGAAAAAAGGACTTTTTGAAGTTTGAGTGAGGATAATTGTCTTAAATTTCGGAGAATCGGCTGAAAAAACGCGGAATTGTCTTCGCCTTTGTAAGCGAAAATGTCCAGTAAAGCCTATCTCGCTTTTAGCCTTCATGGTGAATGGCCCACCCTTTCTTTGAACCTTGTCAATGATCGAACGAACTTACAGATATGAACTGAGTGCCATTTGATGAGTAAGATCGAACAAGGGAGAGGGATATGGAAAGGATGAAGTAATGAAAGAGGAAGTCATTGCTAGTAGTAACGACTTGTCACGATCCATTGGTTCATATAGAATCCATGTCCTAGGTCTATCAAAAAACATTCTTTTCGCTAAGCGTATATAATAAAATAGAGTGAAAGGGTCCACCCCGAAACCAAGGGGGTACTAACTAACAGCTGAGTCCTCTCCGAACCGCAGGAGATAGTTGCCCATCATACGGCTCACCAACTTCACTTGCCTTTAAGGGGGGCTCGCTCCGGGCAAGTTCGGATCACTTACTATACACGGCCCTACGAAGGGGTTAGGAGCGTTTTCAAGATGATTCTTTCTTTGTCGAGACGAAAAAGGAACCCATCTTTTCGATTGAAAAATGTGAGTCTGTTTTGCCCACTTTATCCATCCCCCTCTATCAAAATGATCAAAAAGGCATTTCAAATGCTTCTTATTCCCGTGTTTGATCTTATCCATCTCTGCCCCGCTTCCATGTGGGCAGAGACCCCTGTAGAGAATGAAGAGGAGCCAAGGATCTTACTCTCAAGAGTGCTTCGATAGGCTCCACTCTCTCCCCTGAATAAGTCAGGCTCCGTTAGCCTGGGCTGAGATGGGGATAACGAGTCGACGATTGAAGCCCCCAATGTTCTGCCAGACACTAGACATGGGTAAGCTCTGTAAATGTGTAGAGCCAAGTGTAGTGTGGTGTAGTAGTAGGCACTTCTAGGCCCCTTCCCGGCTACTAGATCACTCCAGTGCTTCGGGTACTACGGACCCTCTGCCATCCATTGCAGCAGAGCCGTTTCATGAGTGGGGGGGCTAAGCGCAGTTCTTTGAATCAAAGGTGTCATGAAATCGAAATCGATTCTTTTTTAGATATCTGGATAGATAGATGGATCTATCTTTATATTCAGATATCTTTTGCAATCAGCCCCAAATCCTTGATTTGGCCAGGAAACAAAGCACTGCTTTGGGCCCAGGAAGCGAAGGGAATGAGCTCGGCTGCTTCTCCCCCACACTTCTTTATTTCTCCGTGCCCCTTCCGCATGCGCTTCGCGCGCCATTGGCGCTTTGCTCTCCTCTTATTTCTTCATTGGAGGGTTCGGATGGACTTCGCCGTTCTTTCCCAACGAAAATGGAAAGGGCTGTATCACATCGAGATGTCGATTCGTTTTCCGCCCCAAATGAGATGGGGAATTAGTCACCTCTGTCCCTTCATCTTTTTGAAAGGAATCGAGGCCCGGCCCGGCTCGCGTCGTTCCAACAACCGACGGGGAGCACCTCAGTATACGATCGCGCACAGTAACTGGGAGTCCTATTACACCTAAGGCCAACTTCCATTCACCAAACCCAGGTTCATCTCGTGTAGTGATTGTGGACTCGTACAAGGATATGGAGTCAACGGTTGATGTATCAGACTCGACTGTGTCTTTCGTAGCATGCATTCCCATCTGTGTTGCAACTGATTCGGTAAGCTACGTGTCTGGTGCACGGAAAACTGCCTTCGGTCTCCCAACCTTACTCATGGCAACCTTCCTGCCGCCCAACGACCTATAACGCTAGTCACTACTCCCACTGGGGCTAGGAAGTAAGCCCCACAACCCAAAGCGGCGAAGAACAAATAGAATTTGCTACAAAAGCCGGCTAACGGGGGTATTCCTGCGTATGAGAACATTGTAATGGAGAAGGTCATAGCCGAAATAGGATTCGTTTTGGCTAGAGCGCCCAAATCCACTATATATTTGACACGGGTTTGCCGTAATGCTGGAACTATGGCGAATGCATCTATCGTCATTGATGCATAAATAAATATACCAATTAGTAGTGATTGAATTCCTTCTATGGTTCCACATGAGAAACCAGTACGAATATAACCTACATGTCCAATCGAACTATGAGCTAGAGGTCTTTTGACTTTCGTTTGGGCCATGGCAGCCAGTGCTCCTAAGATCATAGAAGCAATGCTGCAGAAAAAGAAGATTTGTTGTAATGTACCCCCATAggaagcaacaatagaaacacgtgACATATTTGCAGAAATAGAGATTTTAGGCGCAATAGAAAGGAATGCTGTCACCGGGGTGGGTGAACCCTCATAGATATCAGGTGCCCACATATATAGAGTCAAAAGAGAGATTGAGTCCGAGGGAGAGGGGGGTTTTCTTGGGGCTCGAGAGATTGAATAGATAGGGCCCCACAAGTTGTTAATTCGCCGCTGGGGAATTCACACAAAAGGGAAGGACTTATTCTCAACGAAAAAAGTGCTCTCTGAACCGAACGTGAAAGTTGTTTTCCATCAGACGACTGTTCACGTAACTCCACTCTCGGCTTGGATTATATATCCATTTGGTCCGCTCTCGGCCATTCCACACGCTGCCTAGCAGAGACGTGGTTATCTGAAGTGGATTCTCTCTTTTGTAGTAGATGCCGAACCTGCTGCTCAGTGGGCGGGCGCAGCAGCTACATGGACCCCTTTCTTTATGTTGTTGCCAGCGCTTTCCCGGGCCGAGCCGGAATTCTTTATTAGAACGTCGACAGGCAAAGCCCGAAGGAAGGCTCTATCCCCTCGGCCTTCTTCCTTTTCGATGAAAAACAAATCGACATCTCAATCTCCGAAAGCGTTTTCCTTACCCAGCTAATATCCCCCCCCTTCGTCGAGCCTTTCCTTTAGTGGTAAGGGATATGCACCTTATCTGAACGTCGGCAGGCATTCCGGAATTCTCCTTTTTTGGCCCCGGGTGAACATAGGCTCAAACATGATTGGAGGGGTCCTAGCTACGCCATGCGTTCAATAAAAAAAAGCAAGCCTCTGGGAAGCTGCAGGGATTACAAAAAGAGGGTGCTTTCCTGTGTTGCACTGAAAAAA
It encodes:
- the LOC119302304 gene encoding NADH-ubiquinone oxidoreductase chain 2 isoform X1 codes for the protein MIYGSTGATHFDQLAKILTGYEITGARSSGIFMGILFIAVGFLFKITAVPFHMWAPDIYEGSPTPVTAFLSIAPKISISANMSRVSIVASYGGTLQQIFFFCSIASMILGALAAMAQTKVKRPLAHSSIGHVGYIRTGFSCGTIEGIQSLLIGIFIYASMTIDAFAIVPALRQTRVKYIVDLGALAKTNPISAMTFSITMFSYAGIPPLAGFCSKFYLFFAALGCGAYFLAPVGVVTSVIGRFYYIRLAKRMFFDRPRTWILYEPMDRDKSLLLAMTSSFITSSFPYPSPLFDLTHQMALSSYL
- the LOC119302304 gene encoding NADH-ubiquinone oxidoreductase chain 2 isoform X2, with the translated sequence MWAPDIYEGSPTPVTAFLSIAPKISISANMSRVSIVASYGGTLQQIFFFCSIASMILGALAAMAQTKVKRPLAHSSIGHVGYIRTGFSCGTIEGIQSLLIGIFIYASMTIDAFAIVPALRQTRVKYIVDLGALAKTNPISAMTFSITMFSYAGIPPLAGFCSKFYLFFAALGCGAYFLAPVGVVTSVIGRFYYIRLAKRMFFDRPRTWILYEPMDRDKSLLLAMTSSFITSSFPYPSPLFDLTHQMALSSYL
- the LOC119302304 gene encoding NADH-ubiquinone oxidoreductase chain 2 isoform X3, translated to MIYGSTGATHFDQLAKILTGYEITGARSSGIFMGILFIAVGFLFKITAVPFHMWAPDIYEGSPTPVTAFLSIAPKISISANMSRVSIVASYGGTLQQIFFFCSIASMILGALAAMAQTKVKRPLAHSSIGHVGYIRTGFSCGTIEGIQSLLIGIFIYASMTIDAFAIVPALRQTRVKYIVDLGALAKTNPISAMTFSITMFSYAGIPPLAGFCSKFYLFFAALGCGAYFLAPVGVVTSVIGRWAAGRLP
- the LOC119302304 gene encoding NADH-ubiquinone oxidoreductase chain 2 isoform X4 produces the protein MWAPDIYEGSPTPVTAFLSIAPKISISANMSRVSIVASYGGTLQQIFFFCSIASMILGALAAMAQTKVKRPLAHSSIGHVGYIRTGFSCGTIEGIQSLLIGIFIYASMTIDAFAIVPALRQTRVKYIVDLGALAKTNPISAMTFSITMFSYAGIPPLAGFCSKFYLFFAALGCGAYFLAPVGVVTSVIGRWAAGRLP